The following are encoded in a window of Cryptococcus gattii WM276 chromosome M, complete sequence genomic DNA:
- a CDS encoding Hypothetical Protein (Similar to TIGR gene model, INSD accession AAW46890.1) — protein MTLLPQMPIHFGLVLVSVLSVFSHTVFAGTMTLYTDTTPTTTSSLAPDETYTGLAAYDPTRLTPPSPPSPAVTSLSLSIPSDGAGVASQGLSLSIPHKGNFLGFSIELSVATSLLGSSSSNLKVPFLNFMANIQNRAGAGPIIRVGGNSQEGSTIFVDGLEGGVAMEKIKVSSGVTDTPLINYSPELFYIMSNITSLVGAEWYFGLAFNESDVDAPTGNIPIAAHWAQEILGDSLLGLSVGNEPDLYVGHNHRSAGWGVSNFVTEYADVLNSIVSNGSLLNNNAFLGPSLCCNVAGFEFSDVINAGWLDQNVDRLSAVTVQHYPTNNCKVNGNVIAAQDIFSDFLNHTSAQALVGDYLADSVMVQNAGKELVMLETNTASCGGFAGLSDSFGAALWLTDFALQMAYANFSAALMHVGGQNVYYNPFTPPPSNLSSTRQWTPGSVYYSAVVIAEAFGKSNTSKIVDLTPSPENDANYIYHPVYAIYENDVVARMVLFNFIDDSTGGSDLQVTINIQNQSPTQVQVRYFRADSVSEQYDIYWANQTLGHSFASDGRLYGGLETITITCDGGACIVPVPAPSVALVYLTDAALEESSVSEDVTSTYPTTILGFGSATVDVGSLSTSNGKEGSGQGSTSKGGATSSAGRKMEWMGGLLGLGLLLGTINI, from the exons ACGCCTACCACAACATCCTCTCTTGCCCCTGATGAGACATACACTGGCTTAGCGGCATATGATCCAACTCGACTCACTCCTCCGTCTCCTCCATCCCCTGCAGTCacttccctttccctctctATCCCTTCCGATGGCGCTGGAGTAGCAAGCCAAGGTTTATCATTGTCCATACCTCACAAAGGTAACTTCCTTGGGTTCTCCATCGAACTGTCGGTTGCCACTAGTCTGCTAGGAAGTTCATCGAGTAACCTCAAGGTGCCTTTTCTGAATTTCATGGCCAACATCCAAAACCGGGCCGGCGCAGGACCAATAATCAGAGTTGGAGGAAATAGTCAGGAGGGAAGCACGATATTTGTTGACGGACTGGAAGGTGGTGTTGCCATGGAGAAGATAAAAGTCAGCTCAGGCGTT ACCGACACGCCTCTCATCAACTATTCTCCTGAACTGTTTTATATCATGTCCAACATTACGTCCCTTGTAGGAGCGGAGTGGTATTTTGGACTGGCCTTCAACGAGTCCGATGTGGATGCGCCCACTGGCAACATCCCAATTGCCGCTCATTGGGCGCAGGAAATTTTGGGGGATAGTCTTTTAGGCTTGAGTGTGGGAAATGAGCCTGATTT GTATGTCGGCCATAACCATCGATCTGCAGGCTGGGGTGTTAGCAATTTCGTCACTGAGTACGCTGACGTACTCAACTCCATTGTCTCCAACGGTTCTCTGCTCAATAACAATGCTTTTCTCGGCCCTTCTCTCTGCTGCAATGTTGCGGGTTTCGAATTTTCCGACGTTATTAATGCCGGCTGGCTCGATCAAAACGTTGACAGACTCTCGGCGGTTACTGTTCAGCACTATCCGACAAACAATTGCAAAGTCAACGGTAACGTAATCGCAGCCCAAGACATTTTCAGTGATTTCTTGAATCATACTAGTGCTCAGGCGCTTGTAGGAGATTACCTTGCGGATTCAGTCATGGTGCAAAATGCTGGCAAAGAATTGGTAATGTTGGAGACAAACACGGCGAGTTGTGGTGGTTTTGCTGGTTTGAGTGACAGCTTTGGTGCTGCTTTGTG GTTGACCGATTTTGCCCTTCAAATGGCGTACGCCAACTTTTCTGCTGCCTTGATGCACGTCGGTGGTCAAAACGTCTACTATAAT CCGTTCACTCCTCCCCCTTCCAACCTTTCCAGTACCCGCCAATGGACTCCCGGATCTGTTTACTACTCTGCCGTCGTCATAGCCGAAGCGTTTGGCAAATCCAACACCTCTAAGATCGTGGATCTCACCCCATCACCGGAAAACGATGCCAATTACATTTACCACCCCGTCTATGCCATTTACGAGAACGATGTTGTCGCTCGTATGGTGCTCTTTAATTTCATCGACGACTCCACTGGGGGCAGCGACCTTCAAGTTACCATTAACATCCAAAACCAGAGCCCCACCCAGGTACAAGTCCGATATTTCCGAGCCGACAGTGTGAGCGAGCAATACGATATTTATTGGGCGAACCAAACCCTTGGTCATTCGTTTGCTTCTGATGGAAGACTATATGGCGGCCTTGAAACGATTACCATTACGTGTGATGGAGGTGCCTGCATCGTGCCTGTCCCTGCACCTTCTGTAGCCCTAGTATATCTCACCGATGCGGCTCTTGAGGAGAGCAGCGTGTCCGAGGATGTGACATCGACGTATCCGACGACTATCCTAGGCTTCGGAAGTGCCACGGTGGACGTGGGAAGCTTGTCCACTAGTAATGGAAAAGAGGGATCCGGACAGGGAAGTACGTCCAAAGGGGGGGCGACGAGTTCTgcaggaaggaagatggagtGGATGGGAGGGTTGTTGGGATTGGGGCTCCTGTTAGGAACCATCAACATCTAA